One window of Dyadobacter sandarakinus genomic DNA carries:
- a CDS encoding beta-ketoacyl synthase chain length factor, with amino-acid sequence MYIIDLACISPQRTFDNGIFEGDIKIYAGDRYEAIEPGYGPLIPAGLLRRMGKAVRMGVGTGLPLVQKWDPDGIILATANGGLEDCLKFLNQIVDYDEGTLTPTNFVQSTPNAIAGNLAMMGKKTGYNATHVHKGLAFEAALVDALMLFEEDKNVRHLLVGSVEEISDYNHNIDFLAGTFKKGQYNSETLLATGTPGSVNGEGATMFILRSEAGTASLGRIRDVYQTSYLPGNDIAPMLTEMLERNALKVSDIDTVLLGLSGDVRTDGLYTGLSAQFFENSKLYTYKNLVGDYPTSSAWATWLAIQLFKGKPAPASAILATRNANVPRNILIYNHYKGIQHGLILLSAS; translated from the coding sequence ATGTACATTATTGACCTCGCCTGCATATCTCCCCAGCGAACTTTTGATAACGGAATCTTTGAAGGAGATATCAAAATCTATGCAGGTGACCGCTATGAGGCTATCGAGCCAGGCTATGGTCCGCTGATACCGGCCGGCTTGCTCCGGCGGATGGGCAAAGCAGTAAGAATGGGCGTAGGGACCGGGCTGCCGCTGGTACAAAAGTGGGATCCCGACGGTATCATCCTTGCTACTGCCAACGGAGGGCTCGAAGACTGCCTCAAATTCCTGAATCAGATTGTCGATTATGATGAAGGTACGCTTACTCCCACCAACTTTGTGCAAAGTACCCCCAATGCAATCGCAGGGAACCTTGCCATGATGGGGAAAAAGACGGGCTACAATGCAACCCACGTGCACAAAGGACTTGCATTTGAGGCGGCTTTGGTGGACGCGCTGATGTTATTTGAAGAAGACAAAAACGTCCGCCACCTGCTGGTTGGAAGCGTGGAGGAAATCTCGGATTACAATCACAACATTGATTTTCTGGCCGGAACTTTTAAAAAAGGTCAATATAATTCCGAAACGCTGCTGGCGACCGGCACGCCCGGATCTGTGAATGGTGAAGGTGCCACCATGTTTATTTTGCGCAGTGAGGCTGGTACTGCGTCTTTGGGGAGGATCAGGGATGTTTACCAAACGAGTTATCTGCCAGGCAATGATATCGCCCCTATGCTCACCGAAATGTTAGAAAGAAATGCCCTGAAAGTGAGCGACATTGATACCGTTCTTTTAGGGCTGAGCGGCGATGTGCGTACAGACGGACTTTATACAGGACTGAGCGCGCAGTTCTTTGAAAACAGTAAACTTTATACCTACAAAAATCTGGTCGGAGACTATCCTACGTCTTCGGCCTGGGCTACGTGGCTGGCGATACAGCTGTTCAAAGGAAAGCCCGCACCAGCTTCCGCTATACTGGCCACCAGAAATGCGAATGTTCCGCGTAATATTCTGATTTACAACCATTACAAAGGAATACAGCACGGGCTCATCCTGCTGAGTGCATCCTAG
- a CDS encoding NAD(P)/FAD-dependent oxidoreductase produces the protein MQIVDVVVIGAGPAGSVAASYLKKQGYHVTILEKEKFPRFQIGESLLPCCMEHLDEAGLLDAVRERHFQKKTGAAFVKGDKHCEFFFSDQFTEGWTWTWQVKRADFDNTLAEATKAKGVDVNFECEVTRVTCSADQQHLEYVDQDGQSHSITSRFIIDSSGYGRVLPRLFDLSKPSAFSPRGAIFSHLEDSNRTEIAGSNIFVHSFDNNRSWIWAIPFSDGSTSVGIVSDKEKIMELAEEGGAGYKDFIRNFEDLHGRFRQSEFRFEPRHILGYSIGVTKMFGEGFVLSGNSTEFLDPIFSSGVTFATASGLLSAKMTHKHLSGQPVDWTREYEEVIQRGIDVFRSYVTGWYSGDFQTIIFADDINKDIKKQICSVLAGYVWDQSNPFVKKHNTILPTLAKVVRMNQRTLAAESGS, from the coding sequence ATGCAAATTGTTGATGTCGTTGTGATTGGGGCCGGTCCTGCCGGCAGTGTGGCAGCTTCATACCTGAAAAAACAGGGATACCATGTCACCATCCTCGAAAAAGAAAAATTCCCCCGCTTCCAGATCGGGGAAAGCCTGCTACCGTGCTGCATGGAACATCTGGACGAAGCAGGATTGCTGGACGCAGTCCGCGAGCGTCATTTTCAGAAAAAGACCGGCGCAGCATTTGTGAAGGGCGACAAGCATTGCGAGTTTTTCTTTTCCGACCAGTTTACCGAGGGCTGGACCTGGACCTGGCAGGTTAAACGTGCGGATTTTGACAACACCCTTGCAGAAGCAACAAAGGCAAAAGGCGTGGATGTAAATTTTGAGTGTGAAGTGACCCGTGTAACATGTAGCGCGGATCAGCAGCACCTTGAGTACGTGGATCAGGATGGTCAGTCGCATAGCATTACGTCGCGCTTTATTATCGATTCAAGCGGGTACGGGCGGGTGCTGCCGCGGCTTTTTGATCTGAGCAAACCTTCCGCATTCTCCCCCAGAGGCGCAATTTTCTCCCATTTGGAAGATAGTAACCGAACCGAAATAGCGGGCAGCAATATTTTTGTGCATTCCTTCGACAACAACCGGTCATGGATCTGGGCCATTCCATTTTCAGATGGTTCCACCTCCGTGGGCATTGTCAGCGACAAGGAAAAAATCATGGAGCTGGCAGAAGAAGGCGGTGCCGGGTACAAGGACTTTATCCGCAACTTCGAAGACCTGCACGGCCGGTTCCGCCAGTCAGAGTTCAGGTTTGAGCCCAGGCATATACTGGGGTACTCCATTGGTGTGACGAAAATGTTCGGGGAAGGATTTGTGCTCTCCGGCAACAGTACTGAGTTTCTGGATCCCATTTTCTCATCGGGCGTAACATTTGCGACGGCTTCCGGACTGTTGTCTGCCAAAATGACCCACAAGCACCTGAGTGGTCAGCCGGTGGACTGGACCAGGGAGTATGAAGAGGTAATTCAGCGTGGAATCGACGTTTTCAGGAGCTATGTTACAGGCTGGTACAGTGGTGATTTCCAGACCATTATTTTTGCAGATGATATTAATAAAGATATCAAAAAGCAGATATGCTCGGTACTTGCCGGATATGTGTGGGACCAGTCAAACCCATTTGTTAAAAAACATAACACCATACTGCCGACACTCGCAAAAGTAGTCCGCATGAACCAGCGTACCCTGGCAGCTGAGAGCGGCAGCTAG